The Alkalinema sp. FACHB-956 genome segment TTGAAAAGTGTTGGGCTTGGTTGAAAAGTCGGATTCGTCGCCAGTTAGATCAGTACCCAACTTTGCGCGAGGCCATAGAAGCTGTCCTCCATCAGGCAGCGTCCTAACTAAACTGGCTACAGCTATATCAATTGCAACTCGTAAAAACACGCTCTACAATTCCAAGAACTTGTGAGACAATCGCGCAAGCTTTTATCAACCTGTGGAAAGTGCCTTGCGGTTTTCCACAAGTTCATTAACCAGATTTAATAAACACGGCTATGAACTCTACTATTTCGCTGTTTGCTGAGCTGCCCGAACCCCTCCACAAAGCTTTAGCGCAATATGTTGAAACCCATCCCAATTGGGATCAAGACCGTACGATCGTCGCGGCTTTATCCCTTTTCTTAATGCAAAATTCCCAAGACCAAGCCGCAGCCAGGGTCTATCTAGAAACGTTATTTGGGCAAGCTTGATTTCAAGCTTGAAACTAAGTCAGGCTTGAAACTAAGTCAGGTTTGAAATTAAGTCAGGTTTGAAATCAAGTCAGGCTTGAAGTTGAGAGTTGCGATTGAGTCAGGCTTGATTTAACGACTCACTCTTTTAGGCAGCATTGCTGTTTTGCCGTTCTAACCAATCAAAAATCTGATCCAGTTGCCGCAACGTGATCAACCCATACTGCCAGAGAATCATGGGTAACTGACTGGGCGCGTGTTGAGAATTATTGAGCGCTAGGGCGATCGAGTCCGCTGGAAGTAATAGCTCGTCTCGAAGGAACTGCACTAAGGGATGATTCGTGGGTTCCATGAATTGCACCCTCCTGAACGTTAGGGATTTGAGAAATTAGGACGACATTTTTAACGGGAACAATGGGGGAAATCATCTTACGAAAACAGTTTTACGGCGTAAGCACTTGACTTCGTAAGAACAGCTCAGGAACTACTTTAACAACAGGAACCGACTCTAGGCCCAGCTTGCCTTAAGCCTATCGGCCAAAAAATAGGCCAAAAAAGTCTTTGTGATATTCTGCCTTATCTTTGACCAGAGGAACCAATTTTTTGGATTTCCTTATTATTCGGGTGAAAGTCATCAATCCAAGATGAGTACTCTCTAGACAACAATTAAACGTAATTCCCCCTTCGTA includes the following:
- a CDS encoding DUF2811 domain-containing protein — encoded protein: MNSTISLFAELPEPLHKALAQYVETHPNWDQDRTIVAALSLFLMQNSQDQAAARVYLETLFGQA
- a CDS encoding DUF2949 domain-containing protein; translated protein: MEPTNHPLVQFLRDELLLPADSIALALNNSQHAPSQLPMILWQYGLITLRQLDQIFDWLERQNSNAA